The DNA window agaTATAGGGGAAATGGAaccaaataataaaaaaaatgcactGAAGGAAATTtatgatataattataagaaaatCTAATGAATTAAGTGTATTGTTGAAAGATACATCTATATTAAGAGATATTGAGAACAcagaattaaattattataaagttTTAATTGCCGATATTGTCAAAAAGATTACTGATAAAACGTTTGAGGCTGAAAGAATACTACAAGagttaaattattatgtagATGTTACTAAGctcattaaaaattatatatacgatGCAGTAAAAGATGaccatatttttaattataggGAGTATTCCGAAGAGggtaaaaagaattataataatataaaaactcTCTTTGATGAATCTATACGATTTAAGAGCGAAGTGGACAGGGGGGGAAAAATAGATGAAGCTAAAGATATTGAAGGAAAATTACATCATAATTTACAAGAAGtcacaaaaaattataattctttGAAAGATGCATCATTAGATATTAAGAATATGAAAGAATTATTGTCAGTGCATGATATTCAGAGTATTTTACACAATTCAGATAACCATACTGAAGAGGTTGAGAAATATGCCAAACTGATTAAAGACGAATTAGAAAAATCAGATAATCTTATAAAACAagtaaaaacatattttgaTAATGCAGAGaaacttaaaaaagaaattaacaCAAGCTTAAGTGATGAAAAGATTGAAGCAAACATGAAAGAAATTATAAGATGTACAAGTGAAATTGCAAAAAGGAAAGATAATATGAATTCCCATATATTAAAAGCTaaagaatataaagaaaaagcatTATTACATTTTCGTAATGCAAGTAGAAgagaaattataataaaattttttaaagaaaataagaatCATGGAACATATAGCGTGCAAGATAGTGATATGAACAAGGCTACAGAAGATAAAGCAAAATGTGAAGAATTTTCGAAAGAAACTGTAagtaatgaagaaaaaataaaaaatcatgGAACGGATTTTATGGAGTTCGAGAAAAAGAGTAATACTCTTTTAAGTGaatctttaatttttgaaataaaaacgaAGTAcgcaaaaggaaaaataaaggaagTAAACATAATGAGTGATATAGAACAGATACATTCTTacagtgaaaaaaaattgaatgaatgtgtaaaaaaattagaaaattttaaggAAATATCCAAAATTGAAGAAATGAAGGATAAtctaaaaaatgataaatcaTATGAAgcatatagaaatataaagcTGATTCTAGAATTGGCCAAACATAATTTATCAAGTATAGAAGATGTAAAacaaagtataaaaaatattttaattaaagcTAATGGTtcaaagaattatatttcaGAAACACCTAAAATACAAGCAGGTACCTCTTTAGATTTATTGAAAATTGAACATGATTATTATTTAGAACACATtgtaaatattgaaaatttaaaaaaatttctgcatgatgaaaaaaataaagtagatGTAATATATGCTACTACtacaaaaatggaaaatgacttggaaaaatataaaaaagtttatgAAGTAGTAATTCtggaaaagataaaagaGATAGCtgatgaaaagaaaagacaAACTGAATCAACAAGAGAATcaataaatacattaaagGATTATTTTACTTCAATTATTAATGAATTTAATTTGAAACAAAACATTATTATGGAGATATTGGAAGATGGACAAAATACTATGAATCAAATTTATGAAGACTCTAACAAAtcgtatatattaattgaaagttatgtaaaaaaagcTGTAAATGATAATGTGAAGTATGGTGAAACAAATCGTCTAAGAAAAGAAGctgaaaaagaagaagtgATTCTTAAAAACAAGGCAAATgatgcaaaaaataatatgattaatattaaaaaaaatgaatccTTTAAGTTACTAAATGTTATGAAAGATGAATTagataaagtaaatattaaGTGTGAAGAAGAACATtcaaaagtaaaagaaagccatgattttattaaaagaacCACTgataatatcaaaaaaacGTACGATGAAAACAGTTCATtggatatattaaaacaagcaatagataaaaataatgaaataaaaaaaaagatacattCTTGTTATAAGGCTGAAGCACAAAATGTTTTTGGAAAAATGATTAAAACAGCAAATCTAATAGGTATAAAAGTAATATCAGGAATGGACACAGAAATAACTCCAGAAGAACATTTACAGATAACATCAAAATTAAACTccaatttaaaatatgaatccGAAATTGAAATGGAATCAAATGTATACAAAAGTATGGATATTTCCTATTCAACAgttctaaaaatatttaaaaatgctGAAGATATAGACAATAAACTTGAAGAAAGTGAAATGTGGATAAGACaaggtaaaaatatatgttataaaagTAAATCAACAAATgagttaaataataaatttacttTAACAAGTAATAAAGGAAGTatagttttatataaaattcttgATGCTTTTAATAAGTTTAATGAATTAAAGGAGTTATCATGTGATGATAAATATCAAGATATCATTTCGGAAAAGACAGAATATGAAAAGTTAGCTAAATTAAGTAGTACTTACAACGAGAAGAAGAGTAAAAGTCCAAAAGAATCAGatataatcaaaataaaagaagaactTAATAATAGCTTGAAaactttaaataatttagaagAACAAATTGAAATGATGAAGGAACAAGAAACATCTATTGTAAGTGCGCTAGAAGAAAACTCTTCTGTGGTTgatatagataaaaaaataaatgatatagaTACAAGAATCACAGAAATTGTTTCTTCTTATGATGAGTTATTAGTGATAGGAAAACAATGTAAAGTATTATGGTATGATTCCTTAGTTGGTAATCTTAATTCTAAAACATCaaattatttaagaataattCAGAACCAACGGGAATATGCTGAATTATACGTGGTTTATATAAGAAAGAACTCTGATTCAATGAATAGTGACATTcgtaaattaaataattcttatgATGGGAATCGAATTAATAACTACACATTAACAAATGTTGAAGAAGTAATtaaacattataataatttaaaaatacaagaaAAAGAAGCAACAGGAATAATTattgatattaaaaaaaaattagtagaCGTTAATGAAGAAGTAAACATAAATTCTTTAATCAATAGTAAAAAAGAGGTTCTAAAATACTATGATAAATTGAAGGAAAAAGTAACAGtgataaatgaaatatataaagaaataaatttagcAAAGTTAAAAGAAATGGAATTAAGTAGCgataaatattttgagaTAGGAGAGATATTTAGTAATATGGTTGAGAAGCAAAGTGCAAAGTTAtcagataataaaaataagttaaaagacattgaaaaaattataaaggaaaaagaaaaggaattaCGACATATAGGTTATGAATATGAATTAGGATCTATTCAACGTTTTAATTTAACCTATAAGAATATTGTGGATAATATGCAAAAGTTGTATGCAGTAGAAGAAGATAACAGTAACGAAGATAAGAAGTTGAAAACgtatatagaaaatattttatatttaataaagagAACAAATAGCCTACTGGCTGATGTAAACGATTTTGAAAATGATAACAACaagataaaagaaaatgaggACATAACAAATGATGCAAaagattatataataaaagttaaagaaaaattaaaaaacacaATCGTGGCGTTTGAGAGAGTATTAGAAAACATAAGGAATAATAGGACATATTCcaaaaataatgatgatataaagaatattatttatgactCCTGGAAAAATGTAagtaatattaaagaaaaatattcaatgAACTTAGTTGAAAATGacaatttatttcatatagaagactatttaaataatattaaaagcaGTATTACGAATGGCATAAATGAGGATAACATTGATgagtatattaataaaatgtctGAACATATTGAAAATGAACTAAAAAGCataaagaataaagaaaataaggaagaaataaaaaagagatccaagaatattttaaattattatgaagaGGCAAAAGAGAAATTACAAACCATGAATAATATAGTAGAGAGGGTAACAAACATAAAAGaagatattaataatatatttagtgtatattctataaatatgaataacaGTGTATATGTATCTACAAAAAGGTATATAGAGGAAgcagaaataataataaacaatttaCATAGTTATAttgataaaatgaaaaaatttacaaataataacggaaaaaaaataaaacaaatggaagatgaattaaacaaaaaaggatTTAAAGATATAATCAGTGATCTCAATATTGATAAGATAAGTCATCAATCGACAGATACATTGATAGATAACTCGGAAGACACAGAAAACAAGAGTGCAAATCATCATATGCTTAGCAATGTAAAGAATTATGATTATAGTGCATTACATGAATTACAACGATTAGCgaataatacaaattatgAAAACTTTGATAGtgcaaatgaaaatgaacgatttagatataaaaataatgcaagAGGGTGGAAAGCAGGTGAAAAATTTACTTATGCAGGAGCAATTGCACTAGGTTTGCTTATATGTTCTGGTGCTGGGTTTGTTGTCGTTAATGGTAAATTTGACTATGATAATGTAGAAGAAGCTGATTTTAAAACAAGAGAAGAACACCATGAATAtgtaaatgaattaaatatcAGAGACGAAGAAATTATTGAAGTTTCTTTTGAcgaaaataattatcattattatgaataattacGATAAATAATggataaatacatattttacttaaacctgaataaattttttctaaatgcatatatatatataattattatttacaatttattagttacaaattaaatatgaagGTATTTAtgctataattaaaattattatatatttgtaatatattatatcacATTCAAAAGTAAACAGACAAGTTAATAGAAGTTTGTGTTTGATATTTACAgatatacgaaaaaaaaaaaattatatctaaATAAAAGGTTAAAATGGTCAATTTAAGTTTTGTGAGgatttaaaacataatagttaatttattatttttgtataaatacataacaCGAATTTAAACAtacttttgtatttatatttataaaaattacatttttttgtccatataataataaaaattttaatcatttaattttttgtgaaTTGCATTAagaatttgttatatatattgttgtaAAGGAATTAtgacatattatatatatatatattgaactATATTACTGTACCTTCCTCatagtttatattattataaaattttatatcttttttgttcttatttcttgtaattattatgtttttttttactgaTATTGAACTtatactaattttattttttaaacagattaatattaatatttaaaataaaaatcgcGTGACCACAACAAGCGGAATTTCCGAAAAAGCGGTTCATGAAATTGGCGCGACAGAATGTcgctttttttgtttttccctttttatcatttgttttagtatatatatgaatatatagtTGCATGCACATTTCTGAAAAGTTTCTGTTAATACATAAATGGggatttttattatataatatgagtatttatgaaatatacactttatataatttttgttcattaatGTAGTAAGcaccttctttttttttttttttattgttctggaatttatacttattagaacgctaaatataaaatttttacaccgtatatatatattaaaaaaagattattaagtattttccctaatttatgtttatattaatgTGCAAATCATCAACAGAAGATGAACAATAACAAATAATTCTTAACAGAAAATCGATCAAGAGGATAACTTTTGTAATACATGAATAAGAAATAGTTTCTATCCCAATGGCTTTTGCTCCAGACCACACtaatttttattgaattttACATggagatataaataaatatatatatatatgtgtgtgaaTATATGTGTAGGTTCGTATTCTTAGAAGAGTAGAGAATGAAAATGTTAACATGAAAATTGTggaagatatatatatttaatttagtAACACCTTATATTCATGCTAatggatatataaaaatgttatacaAATGAGctgtatttgttttttaattttttttttattaaatattcttaaatagattttacattattaaattatatgacATTGTAGTCtacatttttccatttcattACAGTgaatcatatttatatatatatatatattttttttttttcattataaagtTCAGTAAATGAAtgcaaaataattaattcatGTTTTTTAGTAGAATATGTAATCACTCAAAATTCTAACTTTCCATTTATTGGATTTCAACGTATAATAATGTTTTGtgacatatatttaaaaaacaatatagtAAGTTTTCCTTATAAAATTCATACTAGAAtctgataaaataaaatatttttaatataaatatatctgtATGTATGAAACTACTATCATTTGTTTTACAAATAGAAAGCTtacaaatatttgtttttaatctaaaatatatactaaatattttttataaaatcaaTTAATAAAAACGTAAATGCAAGTAAAAagagtaaattttttttttttactttgcAAGTACTAATTAAGTTGTTGATTTAGTTGGATTCTTTAAAacttaatttataataataatgtataaacttaattatgcaaatatatggaaatataaatttaattcgAATTGCTGAAAATGCGTGTTTTACATAAGCGCAGAaattttaaacatatttGGATGACAAaggtaattaaaaaaaaaaaaaaatatagtaaggaatatatatagatttaGAGGAAAACATAAGTTTGCATTGGAAAAAAGTTGATGTAATATTTGAATTTAgacaaattatttatatgtttactaCATAATAGtagaatttttaattatatacttcAGGTGCAAtagatttaatatttataatgatgtatttttaattagtaacagtatgatttttattaattaattgtaCAGAATCAAaaattgctttttttttttttttttttttttttttttgatttgtatttaattttttccttatgtatttttctattttacgtataatttttgtgttatttttatatattatctttgaatttatttcttttctgtATCTTCATAACTtctaattcttttaattatcatactatatataaataaaccaattcattttatatttgttcaaaaaaaatacttcttATCTaactatataattaataagatCACGACTTCGTTGTTTTTTAATTgccttgtttttttttgctctaggtttttatttaatggttctggttttttatataatgattCTGGTTTCAGTTTCtgtgtttgtttgtttttttttcttttgtttataGAATTTTCATGAgttaaattgtttttattgcCTCCATATTTGTTGGAGGTCTATTATTGATTACTCGTTTATATAATGCATCACATTCGGTTCAGTGTTCTCTATTTTCTGTTTATTTCTCTGATTGTTcttctttttgtttaaagACCCTTcgtttaattaattttttctttttttttccttttgacTTTGGTGATTTATCTTTAGGATCTTctacattataataattaattgtaACATAGGGATGATCACTAGTTTCTGGATAACAAAATGCTGTATATTCTTTATTGGCATTATCAAATGAATCAACAATGTCTATAAGATCTTTCTTATTTAACGCTGCATTTcctttacgtatatatttcctTACAACCGTGGGAGGATTTTCTTTCACaggataatattttttttcttttatatttcttttttttaataaagtgGCACTAGAATTAGATGGATCATTTGAATCATCGTcgtcatcatcatcatcttttttttttttttcttcttcttcttcatcaGTACTAGGAATACTCTTAAGTGCATTaactattttattacattcatCCATGTAATCTGCTGCCCCACGCTCTATGGATTTATTTGTACCATATGGACAGGCTGATATAGAATAAAATGggaatcttttttttaatgaatatatttttgttcgGGCGACCTTTTCTTCGTCTTTTGAAGTGTAAGGACGTTTATCTGTAAACCCATAATTTGATCCTTCGTATGTTTCATCACAATCTTTAAATCCTTTTTCCTCATCTTGTACGATTTTATGACGTTTTATATCGTAACGTTCTTGATATTCTTTATATCCACTATGTATaacttcttttattatattagttttttttacTGGGGAAGAacttgcctttttttttttccctcctTCTGTTAATAATCTATTAGTTCTTGAATTCAGTGGTCCTTGggtattatttttcttgttaTACCCTTTATTATCTTCAAACTAATAATTAgacaaatattaaaaaatttcaaaaaaatatatatatttatattaaatata is part of the Plasmodium malariae genome assembly, chromosome: 14 genome and encodes:
- the PmUG01_14085700 gene encoding knob-associated histidine-rich protein, putative, with translation MRKNINILFYFVKICLFSILTWILRCSNYFEDNKGYNKKNNTQGPLNSRTNRLLTEGGKKKKASSSPVKKTNIIKEVIHSGYKEYQERYDIKRHKIVQDEEKGFKDCDETYEGSNYGFTDKRPYTSKDEEKVARTKIYSLKKRFPFYSISACPYGTNKSIERGAADYMDECNKIVNALKSIPSTDEEEEEKKKKDDDDDDDDSNDPSNSSATLLKKRNIKEKKYYPVKENPPTVVRKYIRKGNAALNKKDLIDIVDSFDNANKEYTAFCYPETSDHPYVTINYYNVEDPKDKSPKSKGKKKKKLIKRRVFKQKEEQSEK
- the RBP3 gene encoding reticulocyte binding protein 3, putative, which codes for MEKNIFCTILYHYSFKHFCFLFCIYIGVSRENFINKSNKYKKKLYIYPLTSGLGENNKLEYNNRKKEKYKTSDLLHEKKYNENNNININNENVSGLLKQKSQVILKNDNSTTIPSFFAYIKENNLHKYNSRRNSNSNTTRGSYNNDNNDSNNNDRSEGGNPEDLSTSGNSFIQNDNEKKVEDSLDYVEVIGERGSVIFSQESYYVNLYTYKEILRFTNHQPLTDSNMNTIEDEKLKKIYDQVQGTLKLCESKKIKLLNAINDLENPKESREKEVPNAQNYSSYNTLKNDFLECLRNYDSEIKKKIKEVTKNIEENYGDKYCTRTCNANVYFENINFYISYLNNNSNNLYNSYYNKANDFLTSSISMIKLIENELGNNETINSVNFVQREIKEIIKSYGYHMKNIKNSMENIKKLENINKSTTFDRNNLIDKSVELAKLMSQYNFSNEIFNKMRKWYSIKKNIFQKLFITLAEKLERKMNEYVTLGNFQNVYDSIMVDWKYILEYTQDIYNRNSKGVKNYEKNGDIEVIIIKNKVKEKLTSLEEINDKLNNIFSAINSKYILIKSTKSLIGEIKDDFRNEVYKEDNVDGVIKIMETLSTKHKTIKDNVNTIYSNYANIKKLEQQVNEINDSINGYLEEIKSLQEKGSKNDIIREEIITKMAYITENIRNLKKVLSVEEKSKEYIAQVDELIKGTTLNISKYIDKKNNAQNKIKAIIEDIYNGSLKDFAEELSLNVDNNRSYLTHTHHTGELNGVLEKTREDYEKLKALKHHNFSDIINNLNNEIKVILEFKDDILRIQNEDMDEKLTNSLEHFKTVYKILTTSLNDYKVHKEKLEEYKTTMIKREKHFVDNLFENDDNVVEGKSTYKEFQVLVIELKKRNKIHEEFYTTKDALKKTKIQLLLCADLEEKLKSFQSKKNTDFKEFTDEINNGIMDKKLSDYENEFIKDNESTDKTIQNIETSNKNINHLKVLNAAIKNCTNERKLIESLIEKKNRLKEKVVQEYNKLDEDNIIEEHINLKLKVNLNKAILSIETKIYDTSMNNMKEQIKNMLESYTNLKKNYKDFNETELKKLKENSEWKSIKDIMNDLNAHYEILKQIVDDIIINHNNEYMIWIDNSIIANNEQINNKIKENLNTLEQMMEKLKIPYFNIDASNFKYNLNQENINEFKTNVDNLIEKINIRKDKLNSIKAASDEQLTKKYNVDIGEMEPNNKKNALKEIYDIIIRKSNELSVLLKDTSILRDIENTELNYYKVLIADIVKKITDKTFEAERILQELNYYVDVTKLIKNYIYDAVKDDHIFNYREYSEEGKKNYNNIKTLFDESIRFKSEVDRGGKIDEAKDIEGKLHHNLQEVTKNYNSLKDASLDIKNMKELLSVHDIQSILHNSDNHTEEVEKYAKLIKDELEKSDNLIKQVKTYFDNAEKLKKEINTSLSDEKIEANMKEIIRCTSEIAKRKDNMNSHILKAKEYKEKALLHFRNASRREIIIKFFKENKNHGTYSVQDSDMNKATEDKAKCEEFSKETVSNEEKIKNHGTDFMEFEKKSNTLLSESLIFEIKTKYAKGKIKEVNIMSDIEQIHSYSEKKLNECVKKLENFKEISKIEEMKDNLKNDKSYEAYRNIKLILELAKHNLSSIEDVKQSIKNILIKANGSKNYISETPKIQAGTSLDLLKIEHDYYLEHIVNIENLKKFLHDEKNKVDVIYATTTKMENDLEKYKKVYEVVILEKIKEIADEKKRQTESTRESINTLKDYFTSIINEFNLKQNIIMEILEDGQNTMNQIYEDSNKSYILIESYVKKAVNDNVKYGETNRLRKEAEKEEVILKNKANDAKNNMINIKKNESFKLLNVMKDELDKVNIKCEEEHSKVKESHDFIKRTTDNIKKTYDENSSLDILKQAIDKNNEIKKKIHSCYKAEAQNVFGKMIKTANLIGIKVISGMDTEITPEEHLQITSKLNSNLKYESEIEMESNVYKSMDISYSTVLKIFKNAEDIDNKLEESEMWIRQGKNICYKSKSTNELNNKFTLTSNKGSIVLYKILDAFNKFNELKELSCDDKYQDIISEKTEYEKLAKLSSTYNEKKSKSPKESDIIKIKEELNNSLKTLNNLEEQIEMMKEQETSIVSALEENSSVVDIDKKINDIDTRITEIVSSYDELLVIGKQCKVLWYDSLVGNLNSKTSNYLRIIQNQREYAELYVVYIRKNSDSMNSDIRKLNNSYDGNRINNYTLTNVEEVIKHYNNLKIQEKEATGIIIDIKKKLVDVNEEVNINSLINSKKEVLKYYDKLKEKVTVINEIYKEINLAKLKEMELSSDKYFEIGEIFSNMVEKQSAKLSDNKNKLKDIEKIIKEKEKELRHIGYEYELGSIQRFNLTYKNIVDNMQKLYAVEEDNSNEDKKLKTYIENILYLIKRTNSLLADVNDFENDNNKIKENEDITNDAKDYIIKVKEKLKNTIVAFERVLENIRNNRTYSKNNDDIKNIIYDSWKNVSNIKEKYSMNLVENDNLFHIEDYLNNIKSSITNGINEDNIDEYINKMSEHIENELKSIKNKENKEEIKKRSKNILNYYEEAKEKLQTMNNIVERVTNIKEDINNIFSVYSINMNNSVYVSTKRYIEEAEIIINNLHSYIDKMKKFTNNNGKKIKQMEDELNKKGFKDIISDLNIDKISHQSTDTLIDNSEDTENKSANHHMLSNVKNYDYSALHELQRLANNTNYENFDSANENERFRYKNNARGWKAGEKFTYAGAIALGLLICSGAGFVVVNGKFDYDNVEEADFKTREEHHEYVNELNIRDEEIIEVSFDENNYHYYE